One segment of Mesoplodon densirostris isolate mMesDen1 chromosome 6, mMesDen1 primary haplotype, whole genome shotgun sequence DNA contains the following:
- the LOC132492643 gene encoding heat shock protein 75 kDa, mitochondrial-like → MARQLWTLLLWGCRLRAVALVVAWGGQPVLCPWRPPAQSWSPRQSLASSSHDGWPFSSQATEEHQEEPLHSLSSSSETVPDSVSKHELQAETKKLLDIVARSLYSEKEVFIQELISNASDALEKLHHKLVSEGQTLPEMEIHLQTDTEKGTITIQDTGIGMTQEELVSNLGTTARSGWKAFLDAPQRQAEASSKIISQFGVGFYLAFMVADRVEVYSRSVDAGSPGYQWLSEGSGVFEVAEASGVRTGTKIIIHLTAESREFTSKARVGDVVTKYSNFVSFPLYLNGRRINTLQAIWLMDPKDVGETQHEEFYRYIVQAHDKPRYTLHYKTDALLNIRSIFCTPETKPTISDVSQELGYSISLYSRQVLIQTKMGATQHFLRMRQLAKPQEERAQLLQPTLEINPRHRLIKKLNQLRDSEPDLAQLLVDQIYENAMITAGLDDDLRPIVSRLNHLLVKALDQH, encoded by the coding sequence ATGGCTCGCCAGCTGTGGACGCTGCTGCTGTGGGGCTGCCGGCTGCGGGCCGTAGCACTGGTGGTGGCCTGGGGAGGACAACCAGTTCTGTGTCCTTGGAGGCCCCCAGCCCAGTCCTGGAGTCCCAGGCAAAGCCTGGCTTCAAGTTCCCATGATGGATGGCCGTTCAGCTCCCAGGCTACTGAGGAGCATCAGGAGGAGCCTCTGCACTCCCTCAGCAGCAGCTCGGAGACCGTGCCGGATTCTGTTTCCAAACATGAGCTCCAGGCTGAGACAAAGAAGCTTCTGGACATCGTTGCCCGTTCCTTGTACTCAGAAAAAGAGGTGTTTATACAGGAGCTGATCTCCAACGCTAGTGACGCCTTGGAAAAGCTGCATCATAAGCTGGTGTCTGAAGGCCAGACGCTGCCAGAAATGGAGATTCACTTGCAGACTGACACCGAGAAAGGCACCATCACGATCCAGGACACTGGCATTGGGATGACACAGGAGGAGCTGGTGTCCAACCTGGGAACGACTGCCAGGTCGGGGTGGAAGGCCTTTTTGGATGCGCCTCAGAGGCAGGCGGAGGCCAGCAGCAAGATCATCAGCCAGTTCGGAGTGGGTTTCTACTTGGCCTTCATGGTGGCTGACAGAGTCGAGGTCTATTCTCGCTCGGTGGACGCGGGCAGCCCTGGGTACCAGTGGCTTTCAGAGGGCTCTGGGGTGTTTGAAGTTGCTGAAGCCTCAGGAGTAAGAACCGGAACCAAAATCATCATCCATCTCACGGCAGAGAGCAGAGAGTTCACCAGTAAAGCTCGGGTTGGAGATGTGGTGACAAAGTACAGCAACTTTGTCAGCTTCCCCTTGTACCTGAATGGAAGGCGCATTAATACCCTGCAGGCCATCTGGCTGATGGACCCCAAGGATGTGGGTGAGACGCAGCATGAGGAATTCTACCGCTACATCGTTCAGGCTCATGACAAGCCCCGCTACACCCTGCACTACAAGACAGATGCACTGCTCAATATCCGCAGCATCTTCTGCACGCCGGAAACGAAACCAACCATATCTGACGTGAGCCAGGAGCTGGGCTACAGTATCTCACTGTACAGCCGCCAGGTCCTCATCCAGACCAAGATGGGGGCCACCCAGCACTTCCTGCGCATGCGGCAGCTGGCCAAGCCCCAGGAGGAGCGTGCTCAGCTGCTGCAGCCCACGCTGGAGATCAACCCCAGGCACAGGCTCATCAAGAAGCTCAATCAGCTGAGAGACAGCGAGCCTGACCTGGCCCAGCTGCTGGTGGATCAGATCTACGAGAACGCCATGATCACAGCAGGGCTCGACGATGACCTGCGACCCATAGTGAGCCGCCTGAACCACCTGCTTGTCAAGGCCCTGGACCAACACTGA